One window of Candidatus Nitrospira kreftii genomic DNA carries:
- a CDS encoding hypothetical protein (conserved protein of unknown function), with translation MKRTSRSAEVIISVVSLCLIVGNGFLACSKAEPYNPPDPFYYFASYKVGKNPTAITTVDLNQDSFTDLITTNISSNTISILLGNGDGTFRDQIQLHVCQEPRALAMGDFNEDGHSDIALACSGGDEIALLLGHGNGRFEEGQRYPVHRTPIALATDDINRDGHADLVVALRNDKVKVFLGNGTGEFRHGVQYEHGDTPTSVALSDLNADGKLDLVVTNGGPMSNAVSIWLGNGDGSFRDPKDYSTGHRPLGVSFADFNNDHHNDLLVINGEKDCFTTFLGNGNATFRPGKDSGADAGPNFGLAKDFNGDRLVDVAIVNLQSNDLSILFGKGDGTFHYPPRNYRTKSGPFALSSFRVTNVGVEEPGLAIADNGSGSVSIFLHKGLKPPAISQSHE, from the coding sequence ATGAAAAGAACGTCCCGTTCGGCTGAGGTCATTATCAGCGTAGTTTCACTGTGTCTCATTGTCGGTAACGGTTTCCTGGCCTGTTCCAAGGCCGAACCGTACAATCCACCTGATCCTTTTTATTATTTTGCCAGTTACAAGGTAGGCAAGAATCCTACTGCAATTACAACCGTAGATCTCAATCAAGACTCGTTCACAGATCTGATCACCACAAACATCTCAAGCAATACGATTTCGATACTATTGGGCAACGGGGACGGTACATTTCGAGATCAAATCCAGCTGCATGTCTGTCAAGAACCGCGTGCTCTCGCGATGGGTGATTTTAATGAAGATGGCCACTCGGATATCGCCTTGGCGTGCTCCGGCGGTGATGAAATCGCATTGCTCTTGGGTCACGGCAACGGAAGATTTGAAGAGGGTCAGCGATATCCGGTCCATCGAACGCCGATCGCTCTGGCGACCGATGATATCAATCGTGACGGGCATGCCGATCTCGTAGTGGCATTGCGGAACGACAAGGTTAAAGTGTTTCTCGGAAACGGAACTGGAGAATTTCGCCACGGTGTGCAGTATGAACACGGCGATACACCGACATCAGTCGCACTCTCTGATCTCAATGCCGATGGGAAGCTGGACTTGGTCGTGACAAATGGTGGACCCATGTCGAACGCCGTCTCCATTTGGCTCGGCAACGGAGATGGTTCCTTTCGCGATCCCAAAGACTATTCAACCGGCCATCGTCCCTTAGGAGTGAGTTTTGCGGACTTCAACAACGATCATCACAACGATCTTTTGGTCATTAATGGGGAAAAAGACTGCTTTACTACCTTTCTTGGCAATGGCAATGCCACGTTTCGACCTGGTAAAGATTCAGGTGCCGATGCCGGTCCAAATTTCGGACTGGCGAAGGACTTTAATGGAGATCGTCTCGTGGATGTTGCCATTGTGAATCTCCAGTCAAATGATCTCTCGATCTTGTTCGGGAAGGGAGATGGCACCTTTCACTATCCGCCAAGAAACTACCGCACCAAGTCTGGCCCATTCGCTCTGTCCTCCTTTCGCGTAACCAATGTCGGGGTCGAGGAACCAGGCCTGGCCATTGCCGACAACGGAAGCGGGAGCGTTTCAATTTTTCTGCATAAAGGGCTCAAACCGCCAGCAATTTCGCAGTCACACGAATAG
- a CDS encoding hypothetical protein (conserved protein of unknown function) produces MTLDTVISGCVVYYLDSSDSLDAQRIAIVKDCLSDLDDLTTELEVDCQSYFLRLRELGEMLLHVQSSP; encoded by the coding sequence ATGACCCTCGATACGGTCATCAGTGGTTGCGTGGTCTACTACCTAGATAGCTCCGATAGTCTCGACGCCCAACGAATTGCCATCGTAAAGGATTGTCTGAGCGATCTAGACGATCTGACGACAGAGCTGGAGGTTGATTGTCAGTCATATTTTCTACGGCTTCGCGAGCTAGGCGAAATGTTACTACACGTACAGTCGTCGCCGTGA
- a CDS encoding hypothetical protein (conserved protein of unknown function), with the protein MALRSFAWWFMIGALMTLSVLMVQGGVRDLWEGTQPAGGTNVFVYFGTTLIGGGLLAGCVALVMNRLR; encoded by the coding sequence ATGGCGCTTCGATCCTTTGCATGGTGGTTCATGATTGGGGCACTTATGACCCTCTCGGTCCTGATGGTCCAGGGTGGGGTACGGGATTTATGGGAAGGAACGCAACCGGCTGGAGGCACCAATGTGTTTGTGTATTTCGGCACGACACTCATTGGTGGAGGCTTACTTGCCGGATGTGTTGCATTAGTCATGAATCGACTGCGGTAG
- a CDS encoding integration host factor (IHF), DNA-binding protein, beta subunit, which produces MTKAQIIERVSEQVTTLTKRQAEVVVNTIFDCVRDSLKNGDKTEIRGFGSFRLRARRMKEGRNPKTGETVAVPAKRVPFFKAGKELKELLNQ; this is translated from the coding sequence ATGACCAAGGCGCAGATCATCGAGCGAGTCTCTGAGCAAGTCACCACTTTAACCAAGCGGCAGGCGGAAGTGGTCGTGAACACGATTTTTGATTGTGTGCGGGACTCACTGAAAAACGGAGACAAGACCGAGATTCGTGGGTTCGGGAGCTTTCGTCTACGGGCTCGTCGCATGAAAGAAGGCCGGAACCCAAAGACCGGAGAAACCGTAGCGGTGCCGGCCAAGCGCGTCCCATTTTTCAAGGCTGGCAAAGAGTTGAAAGAATTACTCAATCAATAA
- a CDS encoding hypothetical protein (conserved protein of unknown function) — MSNIVNVDITMYGIAEVLNWCLDRNKGRVPGVDTPGFKKMQELLAEKPQSGDYFILDQFWKKKVTLPLTDEEVATIDRCLYDIPNFDNEPLPQIRHKFWPQQVASH; from the coding sequence ATGAGTAATATTGTGAACGTCGACATTACTATGTACGGGATCGCTGAAGTACTGAACTGGTGTCTTGATCGAAACAAGGGACGCGTGCCAGGCGTTGATACTCCAGGCTTCAAGAAGATGCAGGAGCTGCTGGCTGAAAAGCCACAATCAGGCGACTACTTTATACTGGATCAGTTCTGGAAGAAAAAAGTGACGTTACCCTTGACTGACGAGGAAGTCGCGACGATTGATCGTTGCCTCTATGATATCCCTAACTTTGACAACGAGCCGCTTCCTCAGATTCGGCACAAATTCTGGCCCCAGCAGGTCGCGAGCCATTAG
- a CDS encoding hypothetical protein (conserved protein of unknown function) has protein sequence MVERHYTLINRRIYARCLNCGFWIDLADLLRFFHKVIDSGRKGDKVRESFTF, from the coding sequence ATGGTGGAGCGGCACTACACCCTCATCAACCGCCGAATTTACGCGCGATGCCTCAATTGTGGATTTTGGATTGATTTAGCCGATCTACTCAGGTTTTTTCATAAGGTTATCGATAGTGGCCGGAAGGGTGATAAGGTGCGGGAGTCGTTCACCTTCTAG
- a CDS encoding hypothetical protein (conserved protein of unknown function) has translation MALRRKDCSWPDQRPLRPCRFVVLLALITTFSIPLILLSSPPASGLEIQPKTPTIRTVTYAQKPLPWKRIPAHSILLKELRSGRVLYQHQADKRLSPASLTKIMSALIILENGRLEDLATVSKNAARAPKTHLRLKVGEVFRVKDLLKAMMMVSANDACLAAVEHVGGNEEQFVELMNKKATSLGLHGTHFSNGCGFDGPDHYSTAEDLAKLSEVAMLNGVFRALVKEEREIITPVSGYRAYVLYNTNRLLGRIPGVEGVKTGFTSKAGRCLIAKVSQNDKDLLLVILNSNRRWNTARSLIDYGFRLTNTIQ, from the coding sequence GTGGCTTTGAGACGGAAAGACTGCTCCTGGCCTGATCAGCGACCGCTGCGACCGTGCCGGTTTGTTGTACTGTTAGCTCTCATTACAACCTTCTCGATCCCACTGATTCTTCTATCGAGCCCTCCTGCCTCAGGGTTGGAAATACAACCCAAGACTCCGACGATCCGTACGGTCACCTATGCACAGAAACCGCTTCCCTGGAAACGGATTCCTGCACATAGCATTCTGCTGAAGGAGCTAAGATCCGGACGTGTGCTTTATCAACACCAAGCGGACAAGCGTTTATCGCCGGCCAGTCTGACCAAGATCATGTCGGCGCTGATCATTCTTGAAAATGGCCGGCTCGAGGATCTGGCAACGGTGAGCAAAAATGCGGCACGAGCTCCTAAGACTCACCTGCGATTGAAAGTCGGGGAGGTCTTTCGCGTGAAGGATTTGCTGAAAGCCATGATGATGGTGTCTGCTAATGATGCCTGCCTAGCAGCGGTCGAACACGTTGGCGGAAATGAAGAACAGTTCGTCGAGTTGATGAACAAGAAGGCGACGTCGTTAGGCTTACACGGGACTCATTTTAGTAACGGCTGTGGTTTTGATGGGCCCGATCACTATTCGACCGCTGAAGATCTTGCCAAGCTAAGCGAAGTCGCGATGCTGAATGGGGTATTTCGAGCGCTTGTGAAAGAAGAACGTGAAATCATCACACCCGTGAGTGGCTACCGCGCATATGTCCTGTATAATACTAATCGCCTTCTTGGTCGGATTCCCGGCGTGGAAGGGGTGAAGACGGGATTCACTTCAAAAGCCGGCCGATGTTTGATTGCCAAAGTCTCTCAAAACGATAAGGACTTGCTGCTCGTCATCCTGAACTCCAACCGTAGGTGGAACACCGCAAGGAGCTTGATCGATTACGGCTTCCGTCTCACCAATACGATTCAATAA
- a CDS encoding Glutamate dehydrogenase produces MQEFLTPTFRLAVSQFDQAAEAMHLDSNLRERLKLPQRSLVVSLPVLMDDGHVEVFTGYRVQHDSSRGPSKGGVRYHPDVNLGEVAALAMWMTWKCALAGLPYGGAKGGVQVAPKSLSSPELQRLTRRYAAEIFPLIGPDKDVPAPDVGTDAQIMAWIMDTYSQQVGYAVPGVVTGKPLALGGSLGREEATGRGVVYVTQEALRHVKLPLENATVAIQGFGNVGSHTARIMQQQGARVIAVSDVSGGIYNDKGLDIAHLLRRDSSQPLRETKQGDAITNEELLQLECTVLVPAALSEQITQRNANSLKCRILSEGANGPTTLEADRILEDKGIFVIPDILANSGGVIVSYFEWVQDLQRFFWSAADIQNRLQNIITSAFHRTLHFSTEHRVSMRMAALMSGIDQVAQAHLQRGLYP; encoded by the coding sequence ATGCAGGAATTTTTGACACCAACTTTTCGCTTGGCCGTCTCGCAATTCGATCAGGCTGCTGAGGCTATGCACCTGGACTCCAACCTCCGCGAACGCCTGAAGCTCCCACAGCGCTCACTCGTCGTTAGTCTCCCCGTTCTCATGGACGATGGGCATGTCGAGGTCTTTACCGGTTATCGCGTACAGCACGATTCGTCACGCGGACCCTCCAAGGGTGGAGTGCGGTACCACCCCGATGTAAATCTTGGCGAAGTGGCCGCTCTGGCCATGTGGATGACATGGAAATGTGCCTTGGCCGGCTTGCCATACGGTGGAGCCAAAGGCGGGGTTCAAGTCGCACCCAAGAGCCTGTCCTCTCCTGAATTACAGCGACTGACCAGGCGCTATGCGGCGGAAATATTCCCCTTGATCGGGCCGGATAAGGACGTGCCTGCCCCTGACGTGGGGACTGATGCTCAGATCATGGCGTGGATAATGGACACCTACAGCCAGCAGGTCGGATATGCTGTACCTGGAGTTGTCACTGGAAAACCGCTGGCGCTCGGTGGCAGCTTGGGTCGAGAAGAAGCAACCGGGCGAGGCGTTGTATACGTGACGCAAGAAGCACTACGTCATGTGAAGCTGCCGTTGGAGAACGCGACGGTGGCCATTCAAGGGTTCGGGAACGTCGGCTCGCATACGGCTCGCATCATGCAACAGCAAGGGGCACGTGTGATTGCCGTCAGTGATGTCAGTGGCGGCATCTACAACGACAAGGGGTTAGACATCGCACATCTTCTCCGCCGCGATTCCAGCCAACCACTCCGTGAAACGAAGCAGGGAGACGCGATCACGAATGAGGAATTGCTCCAATTGGAATGCACTGTGCTCGTTCCCGCGGCATTATCCGAACAGATTACGCAGCGCAATGCGAATTCCCTGAAGTGTCGCATTCTCTCCGAAGGAGCCAACGGACCGACGACACTAGAAGCCGATCGTATTCTAGAGGACAAAGGAATATTTGTGATTCCTGATATTCTAGCAAATTCCGGTGGAGTGATCGTCTCATACTTCGAGTGGGTTCAGGATCTTCAGCGCTTCTTCTGGAGCGCAGCCGACATTCAGAATCGTCTACAGAATATCATCACATCCGCCTTTCATCGCACATTACACTTTTCAACGGAACATCGAGTTTCAATGCGCATGGCGGCGCTCATGAGCGGGATTGACCAGGTCGCTCAAGCCCACCTCCAGCGTGGACTGTACCCCTAA
- a CDS encoding hypothetical protein (conserved protein of unknown function), with the protein METNLTWIATVVFIGLLTACPLVYAEPYELSQTDVIEPKTISSVDISLFGVKLGDSENKAVENLVTEHISGIKAEQEATFIFLLDQRKPTGPMAGVRIQDGKVDLLFINNRFAFKTRGVFRNVLNSESPEEIRKLLGQEEYGDENVMGAILAYDKQGFQVNYLGKDINIEFAQPH; encoded by the coding sequence ATGGAAACGAATCTCACTTGGATTGCCACCGTGGTTTTTATTGGTCTCCTCACTGCATGTCCCTTGGTTTACGCCGAGCCGTATGAATTGAGTCAGACCGATGTCATAGAACCAAAAACCATCTCAAGCGTGGATATCTCGCTCTTTGGTGTCAAGCTCGGTGACTCAGAAAACAAAGCGGTCGAAAACCTGGTAACCGAACACATTTCTGGGATTAAGGCGGAACAAGAGGCGACCTTCATCTTCCTTCTCGACCAGCGCAAACCAACCGGGCCGATGGCTGGAGTCCGAATTCAGGACGGCAAGGTTGATTTGCTTTTCATCAATAATAGGTTTGCCTTCAAGACCAGAGGTGTTTTCCGAAATGTCCTCAATAGCGAAAGCCCCGAAGAGATTCGTAAGTTGCTGGGCCAGGAAGAGTACGGCGACGAAAATGTTATGGGTGCGATACTTGCCTATGACAAACAAGGCTTCCAGGTGAACTACCTTGGCAAGGACATCAACATTGAGTTTGCCCAACCTCACTAA
- a CDS encoding hypothetical protein (conserved protein of unknown function), which translates to MSDSLPSAATEIRWTDGALKRMERAPLFLRGMVRRLAEKKARELGYEEITEEILEQFKGQMMGRMGGEAGMASAVEEMVEGRLPWTAAAKERLATVPEFMRAMIKQIAEEIAKERGHLEVNVELFEKVEALGDLHEDIGPPMVWTEGALARLEEKVKQSPPIALDFVTDMLRRDTEDLARERQLTRIDESTLLDLWDAPQARVAWSDEAWKRLQTSPDFVRSGIRKAAERRARKLGLKEIDSDHLTTFRNQAMMKAVKRIRSFGYQELTFEAFDTALQKTKRLQGNDQAEKRLQEIRGHFADPSTKKPEGGTLGAELMGRFRKYLKGEGSL; encoded by the coding sequence ATGTCGGATTCTTTGCCTTCCGCTGCTACCGAAATTCGCTGGACTGATGGTGCGCTCAAACGTATGGAGCGCGCTCCTCTCTTCTTGCGCGGCATGGTTCGTCGTTTGGCTGAAAAGAAAGCAAGGGAATTAGGATATGAGGAGATTACGGAAGAAATTCTCGAGCAGTTTAAAGGCCAAATGATGGGGCGTATGGGGGGTGAAGCTGGAATGGCATCTGCCGTTGAAGAGATGGTAGAAGGTCGTCTCCCATGGACCGCGGCGGCGAAAGAACGCTTGGCCACGGTTCCCGAATTTATGCGCGCGATGATCAAGCAGATTGCGGAGGAGATCGCAAAAGAGCGAGGACATCTCGAGGTCAATGTTGAGCTGTTCGAAAAGGTTGAAGCGCTTGGCGACCTTCACGAGGACATTGGGCCTCCTATGGTATGGACTGAGGGGGCGCTTGCGCGGCTCGAGGAAAAAGTAAAGCAATCGCCGCCCATTGCACTGGATTTTGTCACTGATATGTTGAGGCGAGATACCGAAGATCTTGCAAGGGAGCGGCAACTGACTCGTATTGACGAATCAACCTTACTCGACTTGTGGGATGCCCCTCAGGCACGAGTCGCGTGGTCCGATGAAGCATGGAAGCGGCTCCAGACGTCTCCCGATTTCGTGCGAAGTGGGATCAGAAAAGCAGCTGAGCGGCGCGCTCGTAAGCTGGGGCTTAAAGAGATCGACTCCGACCATCTGACGACGTTTCGAAATCAGGCTATGATGAAAGCGGTTAAACGTATCCGCTCTTTTGGGTATCAGGAATTGACGTTTGAGGCTTTTGACACTGCTCTGCAGAAAACAAAGCGCTTACAGGGCAACGATCAGGCTGAGAAACGGCTCCAGGAAATTCGAGGACATTTTGCCGATCCTTCGACGAAGAAACCTGAAGGGGGGACCCTAGGCGCTGAACTGATGGGTCGTTTCCGCAAGTACCTCAAGGGTGAAGGAAGTCTGTGA